From Struthio camelus isolate bStrCam1 chromosome 7, bStrCam1.hap1, whole genome shotgun sequence, a single genomic window includes:
- the NKX1-2 gene encoding NK1 transcription factor-related protein 2 yields the protein MAALPPPRRRPLRPPSPTLLPPPHSAPPPPPPAPAPGRAARTRPRGSAAGAALRRPRRGPADILDPQKFTRRSEPAAGSRGGISRSAEQEKTLAGVEAGREAAGPRSARSRLEAHDAHCPAESGAEAAPQRAEDGPRRPGAEPAAARLPDLAAPPAPGPEEPGSPRGAKRRRAEASCAKPRRARTAFTYEQLVALENKFRATRYLSVCERLNLALSLSLTETQVKIWFQNRRTKWKKQHPGADGAAQPAPPAAAAAAGSPSPPGPTALPFQTFPSYAAANVLFPAAAPFALGGAAGGPFSPFLGPAYLSPFYAPHL from the exons ATGGCggcgctgcccccaccccgccgccggcccctccgccctcccagcccgaccctcctcccgccgccgcactccgcgccgccgccgccgccgccagcgccagcgcccGGGCGTGCGGCTCGGACGCGCCCCCGAGGCTCCGCGGCAggcgctgccctccgccgccCACGCCGGGGCCCAGCAG aCATCCTGGATCCGCAGAAATTCACCAGGAGAAGCGAGCCGGCGGCCGGCAGCAGGGGCGGCATCTCTCGCTCCGCAGAGCAGGAGAAAACTTTGGCAGGAGTTGAAGCGGGCAGGGAGGCGGCCGGCCCGCGGAGCGCACGGAGCAGACTAGAGGCACATG ATGCGCACTGCCCGGCGGAGAGCGGCGCGGAGGCAGCGCCGCAGCGCGCCGAGGACGGTCCGCGACGGCcgggggccgagcccgccgccgcccgcctgcccgacTTGGCCGCAccgccggcaccggggccggAGGAACCCGGCTCGCCGCGAGGTGCCAAGCGGCGGCGGGCCGAGGCCAGCTGCGCCaagccgcggcgggcgcgcacCGCCTTCACCTACGAGCAGCTGGTGGCCCTGGAGAACAAGTTCCGCGCCACGCGCTACCTGTCGGTGTGCGAGCGCCTCAACCTGGCGCTCTCGCTCAGCCTCACCGAGACCCAGGTGaagatctggttccagaaccgCCGCACCAAGTGGAAGAAGCAGCACCCGGGCGCCGACGGCGCGGCccagcccgcgccccccgccgccgccgccgccgcgggcagccccagcccgccgGGCCCTACCGCCCTGCCCTTCCAGACTTTCCCCTCCTACGCCGCGGCCAACGTCCTcttcccggccgccgcccccttcGCGCtgggcggcgccgccggcggcccctTCAGCCCTTTCCTCGGCCCCGCGTACCTCAGCCCCTTCTACGCGCCGCACCTatga
- the OAT gene encoding ornithine aminotransferase, mitochondrial, producing the protein MFSKLAHSRTVTVLCRGVHASVSSATSVATKKTVQGPPSSEYIFEREAKYGAHNYHPLPVALEKGKGIYVWDVEGRKYFDFLSAYSAVNQGHCHPKIVNALKAQSEKLTLTSRAFYNDVLGEYEEFVTKMFNYNKVLPMNTGVEAGETACKLARKWAYTVKGIPKYKAKIIFAAGNFWGRTMSAISSSTDPSSYDGFGPFMPGFEVIPYNDLPALERALQDPNVAAFMVEPIQGEAGVVVPDKGYLTGVRDLCTKHNVLFIVDEIQTGLGRTGKMLAVDHENVRPDLILLGKALSGGLYPVSAVLCDDEIMLTIKPGEHGSTYGGNPLACRVALAALEVIEEEDLVKNAEIMGNILRKELMKTPSDIVTCVRGRGLLNAIVIRETNDCDAWKVCLRLRDNGLLAKPTHGDIIRLAPPLVIKEDEIRECIEIIHKTILSF; encoded by the exons ATGTTTTCCAAGCTAGCCCACTCTCGGACCGTCACTGTTCTCTGTCGAGGTGTTCATGCTTCAGTGAGTTCTGCTACCTCAGTTGCTACTAAAAAAACCGTCCAAGGACCTCCATCCTCTGAGTACATATTTGAACGTGAGGCTAAATATGGTGCCCACAACTATCACCCACTGCCTGTTgctctggaaaaaggaaaag GTATTTATGTATGGGATGTTgaaggcagaaaatattttgactttctgAGTGCTTACAGTGCTGTCAATCAAGGCCACTGTCATCCAAAGATTGTGAATGCTCTGAAAGCTCAGTCTGAAAAACTGACCCTTACATCTAGAGCATTCTACAATGATGTACTTGGTGAATACGAGGAGTTTGTCACCAAAATGTTCAATTACAACAAAGTTCTTCCAATGAACAcag GAGTGGAAGCCGGAGAAACTGCCTGTAAACTGGCTCGAAAGTGGGCATACACTGTGAAAGGAATtccaaaatacaaagcaaaaattatttttgcgG CTGGCAACTTCTGGGGTAGAACAATGTCTGCTATCTCTAGTTCTACTGACCCATCCAGTTATGATGGCTTTGGACCCTTTATGCCAGGTTTTGAAGTGATACCATACAATGATCTACCGGCTCTTGAG CGGGCGCTTCAAGATCCCAATGTGGCAGCTTTCATGGTTGAACCAATTCAAGGTGAAGCAGGTGTGGTTGTTCCTGACAAAGGCTACCTCACAGGAGTGCGGGACCTCTGCACAAAGCACAAT gttttatttattgTGGATGAAATACAGACCGGTTTAGGTAGAACGGGGAAAATGCTAGCTGTTGACCATGAAAATGTGAGACCTGATCTAATTCTTCTTGGAAAGGCCCTTTCTGGTGGCTTATATCCT GTCTCAGCAGTACTATGTGATGATGAAATTATGTTGACCATTAAGCCTGGTGAACATGGATCTACATATGGAGGAAATCCATTAGCTTGCCGTGTGGCCCTGGCAGCACTGGAG GTAATTGAAGAAGAAGACTTggttaaaaatgcagaaataatggGTAACATATTGAGAAAAGAGCTCATGAAGACGCCATCTGATATCGTAACTTGCGTAAGAGGAAGAGGACTATTAAATGCAATTGTGATTCGGGAAACCAACG ACTGTGATGCCTGGAAAGTGTGTTTGCGGCTTCGTGATAACGGACTTCTTGCCAAACCTACCCATGGTGATATCATTCGACTGGCACCGCCGCTTGTGATTAAGGAGGATGAAATCAGAGAGTGCATTGAAATAATTCATAAGACCATTCTGTCGTTCTGA